In Bdellovibrio sp. GT3, one genomic interval encodes:
- a CDS encoding phosphate/phosphite/phosphonate ABC transporter substrate-binding protein encodes MNLFSTCTLLILSLAFTGCNFKKAALGTAENPIKFHLVPSVDAKVLADNSKLLKEYLEKSTPYKFQITVPQSFVAVVESFGTSRADVATINTYGYYMAHKSYGVEARLTVIRYGLGTYQSQLLAGSKSGIKTLKDFNGKKMAFVDPASTSGYLLPLKTLRDKKIEPKEVVFAMNHDAVVSMIYQGQVDGGATYYSPPQDGKIEDARRLVKLQYPDVEEKVKIIELSEPIPNDPIVFRKDMPEEMKEKIVDVLLQWVATPEGRKSLDLMLGATNLKKATDADYDSVREMLKQMLPADKK; translated from the coding sequence ATGAACCTTTTTTCAACCTGCACGTTATTGATTCTTTCCCTGGCCTTTACGGGCTGCAACTTTAAAAAAGCTGCTTTGGGAACCGCTGAAAATCCGATCAAATTTCACCTCGTTCCGTCTGTGGATGCAAAGGTGCTCGCTGATAATTCCAAGCTTCTGAAAGAGTATCTGGAAAAATCAACGCCTTACAAATTTCAGATCACGGTGCCCCAGTCTTTTGTGGCAGTTGTTGAGTCCTTCGGCACAAGTCGTGCGGATGTGGCGACAATTAACACCTATGGATACTATATGGCGCACAAGTCCTATGGAGTCGAAGCGCGACTGACAGTAATTCGTTATGGCCTGGGGACGTATCAGTCACAACTACTGGCAGGAAGTAAAAGCGGGATTAAAACACTTAAGGACTTCAATGGAAAAAAAATGGCCTTTGTTGATCCGGCATCGACTTCGGGATACCTGCTTCCGCTGAAAACATTAAGGGATAAAAAGATTGAACCCAAGGAAGTTGTATTCGCGATGAACCATGATGCGGTCGTGTCGATGATCTATCAGGGACAGGTTGACGGAGGGGCTACATATTACAGTCCTCCGCAGGATGGCAAGATCGAAGACGCCCGACGACTGGTGAAGCTGCAATACCCTGATGTCGAGGAAAAAGTAAAAATCATCGAGTTGTCAGAGCCCATTCCCAATGATCCGATCGTGTTCCGCAAAGATATGCCTGAAGAGATGAAAGAAAAAATAGTCGACGTTCTTTTGCAATGGGTGGCGACACCGGAAGGAAGAAAATCTTTGGACCTGATGTTGGGTGCGACCAATTTAAAAAAAGCGACAGATGCCGACTACGACAGCGTTCGCGAAATGCTGAAGCAGATGCTACCGGCGGATAAGAAGTAA